From Orcinus orca chromosome 3, mOrcOrc1.1, whole genome shotgun sequence, a single genomic window includes:
- the ZBED3 gene encoding zinc finger BED domain-containing protein 3, protein MRSDEPAVTMEETGGPDAAAGRLGAPYSEAWGYFHLAPARPGHASGPWATCRLCGEQVGRGPGWHAGTAALWKHLRSAHRRELAESTARRSPPAAPGPAAAAEGDWARLLEQMGALAVRGSLRERELARREAAVEQGERALERRRRALQEEERAAAQARRELQAEREALQARLREVSRREGALALGSALLHAPLKEEPEGDPRDGYVITKVFL, encoded by the coding sequence ATGAGGAGCGACGAGCCGGCCGTGACCATGGAAGAGACGGGCGGGCCGGACGCGGCTGCAGGCCGCCTGGGGGCGCCGTACTCCGAGGCCTGGGGGTACTTCCACCTGGCGCCGGCGCGCCCCGGCCACGCGTCGGGCCCCTGGGCCACCTGCCGGCTGTGCGGGGAGCAGGTGGGCCGCGGCCCGGGCTGGCACGCGGGCACCGCTGCGCTGTGGAAGCACTTGAGGAGCGCGCACCGGCGGGAGCTGGCGGAGAGCACCGCCCGCCGCTCGCCGCCCGCTGCCCCCGGCCCCGCCGCGGCCGCCGAGGGCGACTGGGCGCGCCTGCTGGAGCAGATGGGCGCGCTGGCAGTGCGCGGCAGCCTGCGGGAGCGCGAGCTGGCGCGGCGCGAGGCGGCCGTGGAGCAGGGCGAGCGCGCCCTGGAGCGCAGGCGGCGGGCGCTGCAGGAGGAGGAGCGCGCGGCGGCCCAGGCGCGCCGGGAGCTGCAGGCCGAGAGGGAGGCTCTGCAGGCGCGGCTGCGGGAAGTGAGCCGCCGGGAGGGCGCCTTGGCCTTGGGCTCGGCCCTGCTGCACGCTCCGCTCAAAGAGGAACCCGAGGGGGACCCCAGGGACGGCTACGTCATCACGAAGGTCTTCCTGTAG